The Triticum dicoccoides isolate Atlit2015 ecotype Zavitan chromosome 6A, WEW_v2.0, whole genome shotgun sequence genome has a window encoding:
- the LOC119316906 gene encoding uncharacterized protein LOC119316906: MPLCAVRWNPGNQDEIVCSSNQTDKVLLFDIGYVSSAPTEVLQKGKTKFHGLCSESRKGLTDVAFTPDGKSRLFASGLDGAVYMWDMRLSKTHCVELTALPESQFTSVKLNMDNRTVFGATRNGTIHVWDTRGGRASAAFQSHNEVQPLSSVKISRLLGKIASLKEQSNIVSGEILSIDFNPSCSYQLAFHLDDGWSGVLNVNTFSVSHLHCPPPAWLEGVDSVLHKRKATWLSTSSIYAVGSSSNNGIYALDFHPDTSSACHVDYNEETKGSEENQPAENKFIPLSERVLSCAAHPLSHDIICGTEFSSLLMVSQKYETVRDPE, encoded by the exons ATGCCTCTATGTGCTGTCCGATGGAATCCAGGAAATCAAGACGAG ATTGTTTGCTCATCTAACCAAACTGACAAAGTTTTACTGTTTGACATTGGGTACGTCTCATCTGCTCCGACTGAA GTTTTACAGAAAGGGAAGACCAAATTTCATGGTCTCTGCTCGGAATCCCGGAAGGGTTTGACTGATGTAGCTTTTACTCCAGACGGTAAGTCACG GCTATTTGCTTCTGGACTTGATGGTGCAGTCTACATGTGGGACATGCGGCTAAGTAAGACACACTGTGTTGAGCTTACAGCACTCCCAGAATCTCAGTTTACCAGTGTCAAGCTAAATATGGATAATCGG ACAGTGTTTGGTGCAACTAGAAATGGGACCATTCATGTTTGGGATACACGTGGAGGGAGGGCATCAGCTGCTTTTCAAAGCCATAATGAG GTTCAACCTTTGTCATCAGTGAAGATATCAAGGTTGTTGGGAAAAATTGCATCGCTGAAG GAACAATCAAACATTGTTTCAGGTGAAATTCTGTCGATAGACTTTAACCCTAGTTGCTCATATCAGTTAGCCTTCCATCTTGATGATGGGTG GTCTGGAGTCCTGAATGTCAACACTTTCAGTGTTAGTCATCTGCACTGCCCTCCTCCTGCTTGGTT GGAGGGTGTGGACTCTGTGTTGCATAAGCGGAAAGCCACCTGGCTGTCGACATCTTCA ATTTATGCAGTCGGATCTTCCTCCAATAATGGAATATATGCACTGGATTTTCATCCAGATACAAGCTCTGCATGCCATGTGGACTACAA TGAGGAAACAAAAGGCTCTGAGGAAAATCAACCTGCAGAAAACAAGTTTATTCCCTTATCCGAAAGGGTGCtttcctgtgcagcccatccactcAGTCATGACATAATTTGTGGTACCGAG TTCTCGTCGTTGCTCATGGTATCACAAAAGTATGAGACCGTCAGAGATCCAGAGTAG